The following proteins are co-located in the Armatimonadota bacterium genome:
- a CDS encoding UDP-N-acetylglucosamine 1-carboxyvinyltransferase (adds enolpyruvyl to UDP-N-acetylglucosamine as a component of cell wall formation; gram-positive bacteria have 2 copies of MurA which are active): AGTLLLAGVITGGDVTVGPLDAEQLQCFLDKLSEAGVEVTVEGQNLRARCPARPRAVDIVTGPHPSFHTDLQPQMGAMLCLAQGTSVMQETIYDGRLPHVDELRRMGADIKVVDQTAIITGVERLTGAVVQAMNIRAGAAVMLAGLAAEGVTEVVGCHHIDRGYAHLEHKLVALGAAITGRNQRRPPCPP; encoded by the coding sequence GGCCGGCACGCTGCTGCTGGCGGGCGTCATCACCGGCGGCGACGTCACCGTCGGCCCGCTCGACGCCGAGCAGCTCCAGTGCTTCCTGGACAAGCTGAGCGAGGCGGGGGTGGAGGTGACGGTCGAGGGGCAGAATCTGCGCGCGCGTTGCCCCGCTCGCCCGCGCGCGGTGGACATCGTCACCGGCCCGCACCCCTCCTTCCACACCGATCTGCAGCCGCAGATGGGGGCGATGCTGTGCCTGGCCCAGGGCACGAGCGTGATGCAGGAGACCATCTACGACGGACGCCTGCCGCACGTGGACGAGCTGCGTCGCATGGGCGCCGACATCAAGGTCGTAGATCAGACCGCCATCATCACCGGCGTCGAGCGCCTGACGGGAGCGGTGGTCCAGGCGATGAACATCCGCGCCGGCGCGGCGGTGATGCTGGCGGGCCTGGCGGCCGAGGGCGTGACCGAGGTCGTGGGGTGCCACCACATTGACCGCGGCTACGCCCATCTCGAGCACAAGCTGGTCGCCCTCGGCGCCGCCATCACCGGGCGCAACCAGCGGAGGCCGCCGTGTCCGCCTTGA